In the genome of Pelobacter seleniigenes DSM 18267, one region contains:
- a CDS encoding IclR family transcriptional regulator: MVKKDKSEYIIQAVSHALDLLEQFHGDIDELGVTELSKRLKLHKNNVFRLLATLESRGYIEQNKATENYRLGLKALELGQTFIRQMGLLRQAKPILEQMVEESNETSYVAIYKDNYIVYLDVVETNLTVRVVSRVGSRLPAYCTAAGKVHMAYMTDEELDELLSDMKFKQITPTTIASAEALREALVKVRELGYAMDDEELDLGVRCIAAPIRDYTRRIVGAISVSGPTMRVSNERIESELVPLVLKSATELSTRLGFPA; encoded by the coding sequence ATGGTGAAAAAAGATAAATCAGAGTATATTATTCAGGCTGTTTCGCACGCCCTCGACCTGTTGGAACAATTTCACGGCGACATCGACGAGCTTGGCGTTACAGAGCTGAGTAAACGGCTCAAATTGCATAAAAACAATGTCTTCCGCCTGCTCGCCACATTGGAATCGCGCGGGTATATAGAACAGAACAAAGCGACTGAAAACTATCGCCTCGGCTTGAAAGCCCTGGAACTTGGCCAGACCTTCATCCGCCAGATGGGACTGTTGCGCCAAGCCAAGCCGATTCTTGAGCAGATGGTCGAAGAGAGCAACGAGACATCCTACGTTGCCATTTACAAAGACAATTACATTGTCTACCTGGATGTCGTCGAAACCAACCTGACAGTCCGGGTGGTATCCCGTGTCGGCTCACGACTCCCGGCCTACTGCACCGCCGCTGGCAAAGTCCATATGGCCTATATGACCGATGAAGAACTGGATGAGCTGCTCAGCGACATGAAGTTCAAGCAGATCACCCCGACCACCATCGCCAGCGCCGAGGCCCTGCGCGAAGCGCTGGTCAAGGTCCGCGAACTCGGCTATGCCATGGATGATGAAGAGCTTGACCTGGGCGTTCGCTGCATCGCCGCACCGATTCGCGACTATACCCGGCGGATCGTCGGTGCCATCAGCGTTTCCGGTCCGACCATGCGGGTCAGCAACGAACGCATTGAAAGCGAGTTGGTCCCGCTGGTTTTGAAATCGGCGACTGAACTTTCGACCCGGCTCGGATTTCCGGCCTGA
- the coaE gene encoding dephospho-CoA kinase (Dephospho-CoA kinase (CoaE) performs the final step in coenzyme A biosynthesis.) codes for MILGLTGNIAAGKSTVAQALARRGALVVDADQLARDVVAAGSPVLAQLVARFGRQILQADGSLNRELLGRLVFADEEARSALNRIMHPAIAELARKTLAVLRKRSDIPLVVYEAPLLFEAGAEKRVDKVLLVRIDPEVQLQRLMERNGFDEHEARRRIAAQLGQDEKAARADFIIDNSGTPAELDRQLDRLWPELTAGR; via the coding sequence ATGATTTTGGGGCTGACCGGAAATATCGCCGCTGGGAAAAGTACCGTGGCCCAGGCATTGGCCCGGCGCGGGGCGCTGGTGGTTGATGCCGATCAGCTGGCGCGTGATGTCGTTGCCGCTGGAAGTCCGGTGCTGGCGCAACTGGTGGCACGCTTCGGTCGGCAGATTCTGCAGGCGGACGGCAGTTTGAATCGCGAGTTGCTGGGCCGATTGGTTTTTGCCGACGAGGAAGCACGCAGCGCCCTGAACCGGATCATGCATCCGGCTATTGCCGAGCTTGCCCGGAAAACCCTGGCCGTGCTGAGAAAGCGCTCCGATATCCCGTTGGTGGTTTACGAAGCCCCGCTGCTGTTTGAGGCCGGTGCTGAAAAAAGGGTGGATAAGGTCCTGCTGGTGCGGATCGATCCGGAGGTTCAGCTGCAGCGGCTGATGGAACGTAACGGTTTTGATGAACATGAAGCCCGGCGCAGAATCGCCGCCCAGCTAGGGCAGGATGAAAAAGCGGCCCGGGCCGATTTTATCATCGACAATTCGGGCACCCCGGCGGAACTGGACCGTCAGCTTGACCGCTTGTGGCCAGAGTTGACAGCTGGCCGGTAA
- the truD gene encoding tRNA pseudouridine(13) synthase TruD encodes MTWLTEELPGTGGRYKVTPEDFQVEEIPLYDCAGSGEHLYLWIEKAGLSTRGLIQQLQRALHISEREIGYAGLKDANALTRQMISIPVANRAGLDKLVLHKAKILSARQHTNKLRLGHLAGNRFTITLRETVPDAAQRARLILEQLQRRGVPNFFGEQRYGILGNSARLGQLLLQHNWLGFCDELIGDPAQIQNQQWQAAARAYQAGQLTEALNYLPERMTDERSLLTMLAAGKTPQQAVKRFPKTLLRLLLSAAQSYFFDQLVKQRLHEPERLLDGDIAFKHVNGACFRVPNAAAEQPRSDSFEISPTAPLFGGKVMLAEGVPGQWESELLAGSGLTLADWNLGSGLSMPGERKPLRIPLYEMALEKGSEQALILRFALPKGSYATSVLREVTKTID; translated from the coding sequence GTGACCTGGCTGACTGAAGAATTACCCGGCACCGGGGGGCGCTATAAAGTCACGCCGGAAGATTTTCAGGTTGAGGAAATACCCCTTTACGATTGCGCAGGAAGCGGCGAGCATCTTTATCTGTGGATTGAGAAAGCCGGGCTCAGCACCCGCGGACTAATCCAGCAACTGCAGCGCGCACTGCATATCAGTGAACGCGAGATCGGTTACGCCGGGCTCAAGGATGCCAATGCCCTGACCCGCCAGATGATCTCCATTCCGGTGGCCAACAGAGCCGGGCTGGACAAACTGGTGCTGCATAAGGCCAAAATCCTCAGCGCCAGACAGCACACCAACAAACTCCGCCTTGGCCATCTGGCCGGCAATCGCTTTACCATCACCCTGCGCGAAACGGTACCGGATGCCGCCCAGCGTGCCCGGCTGATCCTTGAGCAGTTACAGCGCCGGGGTGTGCCCAACTTTTTCGGCGAGCAACGCTATGGCATCCTCGGCAACTCGGCCCGCCTTGGCCAGTTGCTGCTGCAGCACAACTGGCTGGGGTTCTGCGACGAATTGATCGGAGATCCGGCACAGATTCAGAACCAACAATGGCAGGCGGCTGCACGAGCCTATCAGGCAGGGCAGCTGACGGAAGCGTTGAACTATTTACCCGAACGCATGACCGACGAACGCAGCCTGCTGACCATGCTGGCGGCCGGCAAAACCCCGCAGCAGGCGGTTAAGAGATTTCCCAAAACTCTGCTGCGGCTGCTTCTATCCGCGGCCCAGTCTTATTTTTTTGATCAGCTGGTGAAGCAGCGCCTGCATGAGCCGGAACGGCTGCTGGACGGAGATATCGCCTTCAAACATGTCAACGGGGCCTGCTTCAGAGTTCCCAACGCCGCCGCAGAACAACCCCGCAGCGACAGTTTCGAAATCAGCCCGACCGCTCCCCTGTTCGGGGGCAAGGTCATGCTGGCGGAAGGGGTGCCGGGACAGTGGGAAAGTGAACTCCTTGCCGGTTCTGGCCTGACCCTGGCCGACTGGAACCTGGGGAGCGGTCTGAGCATGCCCGGAGAAAGGAAACCGCTCCGCATTCCACTCTATGAGATGGCTCTTGAGAAAGGCTCCGAACAGGCGTTGATCCTCCGCTTTGCATTGCCAAAAGGTAGTTATGCAACCAGCGTCCTGCGCGAGGTAACCAAAACCATTGACTAA
- a CDS encoding DUF1653 domain-containing protein has product MAELTPGRYRHFKGREYQVLGVARHSETEQELVVYRTLYGDFSLWVRPLEMFLEQTEKDGELVPRFELISAAEPDCAASAAGDGKG; this is encoded by the coding sequence ATGGCTGAACTAACACCAGGCAGATACAGACATTTCAAGGGCAGGGAGTACCAGGTTCTAGGCGTCGCCCGACATTCCGAAACCGAACAGGAGCTGGTCGTTTACCGGACCCTGTACGGGGATTTTTCCCTCTGGGTGAGACCTTTGGAGATGTTTCTGGAGCAGACGGAAAAAGACGGTGAGCTGGTCCCGCGCTTTGAACTGATCAGCGCCGCTGAGCCGGACTGTGCAGCGAGTGCAGCTGGCGACGGCAAAGGCTGA
- a CDS encoding c-type cytochrome, with amino-acid sequence MFKAVIAILAFMLFHSVALAAESAQEQDRAVLLIQALGCRGCHTIQDTGGSLAPDLTQIGSRMTASQIRAFLINHTTTERGFMPSYRSLSEAELQLISEYLYQLH; translated from the coding sequence ATGTTTAAAGCCGTTATTGCAATCCTTGCCTTCATGCTTTTCCATTCCGTTGCCCTGGCGGCTGAATCCGCCCAGGAACAGGATCGCGCAGTGCTGCTGATTCAGGCACTGGGCTGCAGGGGCTGTCATACAATTCAAGATACCGGCGGCTCACTGGCTCCCGACCTGACCCAGATCGGCAGCAGGATGACCGCATCCCAGATCAGAGCGTTTCTCATTAACCATACAACCACTGAACGGGGATTCATGCCAAGCTACCGCTCTCTTTCCGAAGCCGAGCTGCAGCTTATCAGCGAATACCTCTACCAGCTCCATTAA
- the trmB gene encoding tRNA (guanosine(46)-N7)-methyltransferase TrmB, which translates to MTQRMTLISSPFFIPEIQLQKAGGFAPLFGNDQPLALEIGCGIGDFIVQIAARHPERNFIAIDIFNQGCRQTCSRIEAAGLENILMMRIEARYLMYQYLGENSLAAIYINCPDPWPKKRQRKRRLLNSSFLDLALYCLTDGGEFNFCTDFQDYGEAAGTLLSQDPRLSTRADTPYSHDLEDYPTSKYMRRFLDQGQPIYLCRYRKEAGLQIPKPQLDKGFRMRWVEENA; encoded by the coding sequence ATGACCCAACGAATGACCCTTATCAGTTCGCCTTTTTTTATCCCGGAAATACAGTTGCAGAAAGCAGGCGGTTTTGCGCCGTTATTCGGTAATGACCAACCGCTGGCCCTGGAGATCGGCTGCGGCATCGGTGACTTCATCGTCCAGATCGCCGCCCGGCACCCGGAGCGCAACTTTATTGCCATCGACATCTTCAACCAGGGTTGTCGTCAGACCTGCAGCCGGATTGAGGCCGCCGGGCTGGAAAATATCCTGATGATGCGGATCGAAGCCCGCTACCTGATGTATCAGTACCTGGGCGAAAACAGCCTGGCCGCCATCTATATCAATTGCCCCGATCCCTGGCCGAAAAAACGCCAACGGAAAAGAAGACTGCTGAACAGCTCTTTTCTCGATCTGGCCCTGTACTGCCTGACCGATGGCGGCGAATTCAACTTCTGCACCGATTTCCAGGATTACGGCGAAGCAGCCGGGACCCTGCTGAGCCAGGATCCACGCCTGAGCACCCGGGCTGACACCCCTTACTCCCACGACCTGGAAGATTATCCGACCTCAAAATATATGCGGCGCTTTCTCGACCAGGGTCAACCGATCTACCTGTGCCGCTACCGCAAAGAGGCCGGCCTGCAGATTCCGAAGCCACAACTCGACAAGGGTTTTCGGATGCGCTGGGTTGAGGAAAACGCGTGA
- a CDS encoding alpha/beta hydrolase: MSNDWFAKEIATALSDGVTRLENRPFLLVPEQSNRRAVILIHGFSSSPRELRELGEILYQRGFTVYGPRLPGHGTSPEDLATRPLQEWRATVLRGFDAFAAAGFKVSAAGLSTGALLALDLALQRPLEKILLLSPFLRLQHWLAPYVGLLRFFVRYQNKEIPAAEQPFYYRQRPLQGIMQIGRLLRHLKPRLPLITAPALVLAASGDTTIAPGTAQQLFNRLGSKEKAIHLYGDEVPHVLTGPDNPCRQDVLTRCGDFLANSPAPGST; the protein is encoded by the coding sequence ATGAGTAACGATTGGTTTGCCAAGGAAATAGCAACGGCTCTCAGTGACGGCGTGACCCGCCTCGAGAATCGGCCGTTCCTGCTCGTCCCGGAGCAAAGCAATCGCCGCGCGGTCATCCTGATCCACGGCTTCAGCTCCAGCCCGCGGGAACTGCGCGAGTTGGGGGAAATTCTGTACCAGCGTGGCTTCACGGTCTATGGTCCCCGTCTGCCGGGACACGGGACCTCGCCGGAGGATCTGGCCACCAGGCCGCTACAGGAATGGCGCGCCACGGTGTTGCGCGGTTTTGACGCTTTCGCTGCAGCGGGGTTCAAGGTCAGTGCGGCCGGGCTGAGCACCGGCGCATTGCTGGCCCTTGATCTGGCCCTACAGCGTCCGCTGGAAAAAATCCTCTTATTGTCACCTTTTCTAAGGCTACAGCACTGGCTGGCGCCTTATGTCGGCCTGCTCAGATTTTTTGTCCGCTATCAGAACAAAGAGATTCCAGCTGCAGAACAACCCTTTTACTACCGTCAGCGCCCTTTGCAGGGAATCATGCAGATCGGCCGCCTGCTTCGCCACCTCAAGCCGCGCCTGCCGCTGATCACAGCACCGGCGCTGGTCCTGGCCGCCAGTGGCGATACCACGATTGCCCCGGGCACGGCACAGCAGCTTTTCAATCGCCTGGGCAGCAAGGAAAAAGCTATCCATCTCTACGGGGATGAAGTCCCCCATGTCCTGACCGGTCCGGATAATCCCTGCCGGCAGGATGTCCTGACCCGCTGTGGCGATTTTTTAGCCAATAGCCCTGCGCCCGGTTCGACTTAG
- a CDS encoding primosomal protein N', translating to MTDLIADIAINAPLKQLYSYRVDAAHGALLQVGMRVRVPFGRRTTIGFVIKLSQGEGKGLKAVKELLDEEPLLPAELLKLLRWAADYYFFPFGQVIRNALPGGLGSEKSTTSILSEPVYRVQDASIGLRGERQRNLRDFILTAESASLSKIKELFPEPHATLKRLVELGSLAVHEEERLRDPFLREEIPADKQPQLNAAQQEAVAAITGQLNQAAFHGFLLHGVTGSGKTEVYLHTVRHCLEQGRQALILVPEISLTPQLVARFRARFEQQGKTIVALHSGMSAGERYDAWRQIMRHQVQIVIGARSAVFAPLGDLGLIIVDEEHDASYKQSEGFRYNARDLALVRGQQQNCPVVLGSATPSFASYYRSEQGALTRLTLERRVHDEALPVVTLIDLKEEKSDLALAPSLIEAIQQALEQREQALVLLNRRGFAPFLLCPDCGSSFHCPNCEITLTYHKGEGRLRCHYCDYVATIPETCPHCRGINLQPQGAGTERLEQELEELFPGARIARMDRDTTGRKGAHRKIIGEMLAGKIDILVGTQMIAKGHDFPGVAVVGVLGADSILNFPDFRSAERSFALLTQVAGRAGRAKGGGRVFIQSYHPEHYALVCAAGQDYADFYRQELPFRQELGYPPCGHLVNMVFSGNNLAQVRGVAERVGEDLSRFATAVDVLGPSPCALSRLRGKSRFQILLKAAERGPLRQLLLRFAEKLNQLPKQVALAIDVDPVDML from the coding sequence GTGACCGACCTGATCGCCGATATCGCCATTAATGCCCCCTTGAAGCAGCTTTATTCCTACCGTGTTGACGCGGCTCATGGTGCACTGTTGCAGGTTGGTATGCGAGTCAGGGTGCCGTTTGGCCGGCGGACCACCATCGGTTTTGTGATCAAGCTGTCCCAAGGGGAAGGAAAGGGGCTTAAAGCGGTTAAAGAGCTGCTGGATGAAGAACCCTTGCTTCCCGCTGAGTTACTGAAACTGCTTCGCTGGGCCGCGGACTACTATTTTTTCCCCTTCGGGCAGGTCATTCGCAACGCTTTGCCGGGCGGACTCGGCAGCGAAAAATCAACCACCAGTATTTTAAGCGAGCCGGTCTATCGGGTCCAGGATGCGAGCATTGGGCTGCGCGGCGAGCGGCAGCGCAACCTGCGCGATTTTATCCTGACCGCAGAGTCAGCCTCCTTGAGCAAAATCAAGGAGCTGTTCCCGGAACCGCATGCGACCCTGAAGCGCCTTGTTGAGCTGGGCAGCCTGGCGGTTCACGAAGAGGAGCGATTGCGCGACCCGTTTTTGCGCGAGGAAATCCCGGCGGACAAACAGCCACAGCTCAATGCCGCCCAGCAGGAGGCGGTGGCGGCCATCACCGGGCAGCTGAATCAAGCCGCTTTTCATGGCTTTCTGCTTCATGGGGTGACCGGCAGCGGCAAAACCGAGGTCTATCTGCATACGGTCAGGCATTGCCTTGAGCAGGGTCGGCAGGCGCTGATCCTGGTTCCGGAAATCTCCTTGACGCCGCAGCTGGTGGCCCGCTTCCGGGCCCGCTTCGAGCAGCAGGGGAAGACCATTGTCGCCCTCCACAGCGGCATGTCGGCAGGGGAGCGCTATGATGCCTGGCGCCAGATCATGCGCCATCAAGTGCAGATCGTCATCGGCGCGCGGTCCGCGGTGTTTGCTCCGCTTGGCGACCTTGGCCTGATCATTGTTGATGAAGAGCATGATGCCAGCTATAAGCAGAGTGAGGGGTTTCGCTACAATGCCCGTGACCTGGCCCTGGTGCGGGGCCAGCAGCAGAATTGCCCGGTTGTCCTCGGCAGCGCAACCCCGTCCTTTGCCAGCTATTATCGCAGTGAGCAGGGGGCGTTAACGCGCCTGACCCTGGAGCGCCGAGTGCATGACGAGGCGTTGCCGGTGGTTACCCTGATCGATTTGAAAGAGGAAAAGAGCGATTTGGCTCTGGCACCGAGTCTGATTGAAGCCATTCAGCAGGCTCTTGAACAGCGGGAACAGGCCCTGGTGCTGTTGAACCGGCGGGGTTTCGCCCCGTTTCTGCTCTGCCCGGATTGTGGGAGCAGCTTTCACTGCCCCAACTGCGAAATCACCCTGACCTATCACAAAGGCGAAGGACGCCTACGCTGTCATTACTGTGACTATGTCGCGACCATCCCGGAAACCTGCCCGCACTGTCGCGGCATTAATCTGCAGCCGCAGGGGGCCGGCACCGAACGTCTGGAACAGGAGCTTGAGGAACTTTTCCCCGGCGCCCGGATTGCCCGCATGGACCGCGATACCACCGGTCGCAAGGGGGCGCACCGCAAGATCATTGGCGAGATGCTGGCTGGCAAGATCGATATTCTGGTCGGCACCCAGATGATCGCCAAGGGGCATGACTTCCCCGGGGTGGCCGTGGTGGGAGTGCTGGGGGCCGACAGTATCCTCAACTTTCCGGATTTCCGTTCGGCCGAGCGCAGCTTTGCCCTGCTCACCCAGGTTGCCGGACGGGCCGGGCGGGCCAAGGGCGGCGGGCGGGTTTTTATCCAGTCGTATCATCCGGAGCACTATGCCCTGGTCTGTGCTGCCGGCCAGGACTACGCGGATTTTTACCGGCAGGAATTGCCCTTCCGGCAGGAACTCGGCTACCCGCCTTGCGGCCATCTGGTCAACATGGTCTTCTCCGGGAACAATCTCGCCCAGGTCCGCGGGGTTGCGGAGCGGGTCGGCGAGGACCTGAGCCGGTTTGCCACAGCGGTGGACGTGCTCGGGCCAAGCCCCTGCGCACTTTCCCGGCTGCGTGGCAAGAGCCGGTTCCAGATCCTGCTGAAAGCGGCGGAGCGAGGACCGTTGCGGCAACTGTTGCTGCGCTTTGCGGAAAAACTCAATCAGTTGCCCAAACAGGTCGCTTTGGCGATTGATGTTGATCCGGTTGATATGTTGTAA
- a CDS encoding class I SAM-dependent methyltransferase translates to MNSPHDSFKRCKLCQATTAVPTYHLAKTTIYRCSNCEFHFSDYLDGPLPPAAPTILDSNTSRYIDMRSRASIDLTAQRLALLSRCRDVQACRLLDIGAGIGRFMLAAKQQGALVEGIEPSRLRRDYALSNSALSLHPDTVESPFWQTGYREYFHVITLWDVIEHVDFPVETLLQAVNLLKPGGLLLLETPDRMALPYRLSERLYRLSNGRFNLFLDNFYSVAPYGHKQIFTRPQLVELCEHAGLQLCYLSGAYQCQTARGKNIILGATKPG, encoded by the coding sequence ATGAATTCTCCCCATGACAGTTTCAAGCGCTGCAAGCTGTGCCAGGCCACCACGGCCGTGCCAACCTATCACTTGGCTAAGACGACCATCTACCGCTGCAGCAACTGCGAGTTTCATTTCAGCGATTATCTCGACGGACCTCTGCCGCCGGCTGCCCCTACTATACTCGACAGCAACACCAGCCGCTACATCGATATGCGCAGCCGCGCCAGCATAGATCTGACCGCGCAACGGCTGGCGCTGCTCAGTCGTTGCCGGGATGTCCAGGCTTGCCGGCTCCTTGACATCGGCGCCGGGATCGGCCGATTTATGCTTGCCGCTAAGCAACAGGGCGCCCTGGTTGAAGGGATTGAGCCATCCCGGTTACGCCGCGACTATGCTCTTTCCAACTCCGCCCTGTCCCTGCATCCGGATACCGTGGAGAGTCCTTTCTGGCAAACCGGGTATCGGGAATATTTCCATGTCATCACCCTCTGGGATGTCATTGAACACGTCGATTTCCCGGTCGAAACCCTGCTCCAAGCCGTCAACCTGTTAAAACCCGGCGGCCTGCTGCTTCTGGAAACGCCTGACCGCATGGCCCTCCCTTACCGGTTGAGTGAACGACTCTATCGCCTCAGCAACGGCCGATTCAACTTGTTCCTCGACAATTTCTATTCGGTTGCGCCCTACGGTCACAAGCAGATCTTTACCCGCCCACAACTGGTCGAACTCTGTGAGCACGCGGGCTTGCAACTGTGCTATCTGTCCGGGGCCTATCAATGCCAAACCGCCCGCGGCAAGAACATCATCCTTGGCGCGACCAAGCCGGGTTAA
- the aroF gene encoding 3-deoxy-7-phosphoheptulonate synthase: protein MLIVMDHHADQEQIEQVIAAVEALGLTAEPIPGSLRTAIGVLGNQGYVDDSTIRNLPGVRETIHVSKPYKMASRDFHPEPSVIDVAGVCFGGANKPVMIAGPCSIESEEQMLRAAEQVKKHGGQMLRGGAFKPRTGPHSFQGLGLEGLRYLRQAGQACDLPVVTEVMRIEQLDTVCQYADMLQIGARNMQNFDLLKEVGRLRHPVLLKRGMSATIEEFLAAAEYILAEGNPAVVLCERGIRTFEKMTRNTLDLSVVPLVKELSHLPIIVDPSHATGKRSLVSVMTKAALVAGAHGIMVEVHPDPAKALCDGAQSLSGDGFGKLMSEVGQLLGFLGFR, encoded by the coding sequence ATGTTGATTGTCATGGATCACCATGCCGACCAGGAGCAGATTGAGCAGGTCATTGCAGCGGTTGAAGCCCTGGGTTTGACTGCGGAACCGATTCCGGGGAGTCTCCGGACCGCCATCGGAGTCCTCGGCAATCAGGGCTATGTCGATGATTCGACCATTCGCAACCTGCCCGGCGTCCGTGAGACCATTCATGTCAGTAAGCCCTACAAAATGGCGTCGCGCGATTTTCATCCGGAACCGTCAGTCATCGATGTGGCCGGGGTCTGTTTCGGCGGCGCCAACAAGCCGGTCATGATCGCGGGACCCTGTTCCATCGAAAGTGAGGAGCAGATGCTGCGGGCTGCCGAGCAGGTCAAAAAACATGGCGGGCAGATGCTGCGTGGCGGGGCCTTTAAGCCGCGAACCGGTCCCCACTCCTTTCAGGGACTCGGTCTTGAGGGGCTGCGTTATCTGCGCCAGGCGGGGCAAGCCTGCGACCTGCCGGTGGTCACCGAGGTCATGCGCATCGAACAGCTCGATACGGTCTGCCAATATGCTGACATGTTGCAGATCGGGGCGCGGAACATGCAGAACTTCGATCTGCTGAAAGAGGTCGGTCGGCTGCGGCATCCGGTTCTGCTCAAGCGCGGTATGAGCGCGACCATCGAGGAATTCCTGGCCGCGGCGGAATACATTCTCGCCGAAGGCAACCCGGCGGTGGTGCTCTGTGAACGCGGCATTCGCACCTTCGAAAAAATGACCCGCAATACTCTGGATCTCTCGGTCGTTCCACTGGTTAAGGAGCTGAGCCATCTGCCGATCATCGTCGATCCCAGTCATGCCACGGGCAAGCGAAGCCTGGTTTCGGTTATGACCAAAGCGGCCTTGGTTGCCGGGGCTCACGGCATCATGGTTGAAGTTCACCCCGATCCGGCCAAGGCCCTCTGTGACGGAGCCCAGAGTTTGTCCGGGGATGGTTTTGGAAAGCTGATGAGCGAGGTCGGGCAGCTGCTCGGCTTCCTCGGCTTTCGCTGA
- a CDS encoding pyridoxal phosphate-dependent aminotransferase: MQIPISRRAQTVEPFLAMEVMERAKELEATGRDIIYLCIGEPDFNTPPAILAATGQALAEGATSYTHSLGLLELRQEICRYYRDHYGVDIVPEQVVVSSGTSPLMLFLFSALLDEGDELILTDPGYACYTGFVRFAGGIPVLLRTAAKDGFQPRPDQVRELLTAKTRGLLINSPSNPAGSVLSGAEMAALAELPVPIISDEIYHGLTYEGDERSILEFTDDAFVLGGFSKAYAMTGWRLGYLIAPLSCMRTLQTLHQNFMICANHFVQRAGIAALRECQDDVDAMRAVYDQRRKELVTRLRELGFGVHFEPKGAFYVLADARHIDGDSLRLAMDILEKTGVAITPGVDFGAGAEGFLRFSYTRPLPEIIEALERIGKYLAQRTG; the protein is encoded by the coding sequence ATGCAGATACCAATATCCAGGCGCGCGCAGACGGTCGAACCCTTTCTGGCTATGGAGGTCATGGAGCGGGCCAAAGAACTAGAAGCCACCGGGCGCGATATCATCTATCTTTGTATCGGCGAACCCGATTTCAATACGCCTCCCGCAATTCTGGCCGCCACCGGTCAGGCGCTGGCCGAAGGAGCGACATCCTATACCCATTCCCTGGGCCTGCTGGAACTGCGCCAGGAGATCTGCCGTTATTACCGCGATCATTATGGCGTCGACATCGTCCCGGAGCAGGTGGTCGTCTCTTCAGGGACCAGTCCTCTGATGCTGTTTCTGTTCTCCGCCCTGCTCGATGAGGGGGACGAACTCATCCTCACCGATCCTGGCTATGCCTGCTACACCGGCTTTGTACGTTTTGCCGGTGGAATTCCGGTGTTGCTGCGGACTGCGGCCAAGGACGGTTTCCAGCCGCGCCCCGACCAGGTTCGCGAGCTGTTGACGGCAAAGACCCGCGGCCTGCTCATCAATTCACCGTCCAACCCGGCGGGGTCGGTATTGTCCGGGGCCGAGATGGCGGCCCTGGCGGAGTTGCCGGTGCCGATTATTTCCGATGAAATTTATCACGGTCTGACTTATGAGGGGGATGAGCGCAGCATTCTGGAGTTTACCGACGACGCCTTTGTGCTGGGGGGCTTTTCCAAAGCCTATGCCATGACCGGCTGGCGGCTCGGTTACCTGATTGCCCCCTTGTCCTGTATGCGCACTTTGCAGACCCTGCACCAGAACTTTATGATCTGCGCCAATCATTTTGTCCAACGCGCCGGCATTGCGGCTCTGCGTGAATGTCAGGACGATGTTGACGCCATGCGGGCGGTCTATGATCAGCGCCGGAAAGAATTGGTGACACGGCTGCGTGAGCTCGGCTTCGGAGTCCACTTTGAACCCAAGGGGGCGTTTTACGTCCTTGCCGATGCCCGGCATATTGACGGTGATTCGTTGCGGCTGGCCATGGATATTCTGGAAAAAACCGGCGTTGCCATTACCCCGGGAGTCGATTTCGGTGCCGGGGCTGAAGGTTTCCTGCGCTTTTCCTATACCCGGCCGCTGCCGGAAATTATCGAAGCCCTTGAGCGGATTGGAAAATACCTGGCGCAGCGGACCGGCTGA